A genomic window from Astatotilapia calliptera chromosome 12, fAstCal1.2, whole genome shotgun sequence includes:
- the smtnb gene encoding smoothelin isoform X10: MVLVLDHLVKDDGPLLIQPQREAVTKEADLVMSHCQRSDSSDLSAASMLSKPNLDSVASEKGLGSAYRARLDSGASDKSQSSSQRGRLNSGASDRSINSQSCARQRVGSDVSDSCVRPRLGSETSDSIGLLSRKRTVSGTSDQSASMSSEERAPSEEAEVAGSESTCSTDSETDSRSRGSAGTQAESNQEEPDGAVLSRRDPVNGLLSGKTDIQRQKITVGSDLSRSYGKTRDSAPEKKAVISEQLSRTTSVRDRMRKFAELEQSSNVSSLKKTPLRNGSFSSSTGHANVSRATELFTHSAASLSTSEDRPARSRVGSASASVSQVVPQPRGVANKSLSSADQSQSSMGGMGHPAQKDAHASDKSKEDGTPGIAAGEKVTQGEADPDMKTFLTIEIKDGRTTTSSSSTTSRGNIIPITHMTPRITPNALVGQRQELTLGLRATPFKISSSSFSSGPSIKMETGPVVASEPVFSAVSSVQRHVPLIPNGSGAQTKPAEFSGKLTAEKLAAIEDEELLDKMLDESKDFEERKMIRAAMRDLRKRKREAMLGCTQEEMGRTDQREKERETRLQELRQQREDRVQKGRAGVGAGEVVTSKVEKSADGSAVGQITKTNRFAQSDDGSKSTRSTIVESSYVQKTDRGTVQSKSFSFTSSTSTNTSKKIGSVFDREDDASSRSGSGGLAAIERRQAERRKELMRAQTLPKTSAMQARKAMIEKLEKEGGGPGNQAVAKVNKVQRSTSFGVPNANSIKQMLLDWCRAKTRSYEHVDIQNFSSSWSNGMAFCALVHNFFPEAFDYNSLSPSNRRQNFEVAFSAAETHANCMPLLEVEDMMIMGNKPDSKCVFTYVQSLVNHLRRYEMSMGRPCDL; the protein is encoded by the exons ATGGTGTTGGTTCTGGATCACCTGGTAAAGGATGATGGACCTCTGTTGATCCAGCCTCAGCGAGAAGCTGTGACCAAGGAGGCCGACCTGGTTATGTCTCactgtcagaggtcagactcCTCCGATCTTAGCGCAGCCTCGATGCTTTCCAAGCCCAATCTGGATTCTGTGGCCTCAGAGAAAGGTCTGGGCTCAGCTTACAGAGCCCGGCTGGACTCTGGAGCCTCAGACAAGAGCCAGAGTTCCTCCCAGCGTGGTCGGCTGAACTCCGGGGCATCAGACAGAAGCATCAACTCCCAGTCCTGTGCCAGACAGAGAGTGGGCTCAGATGTCTCGGATTCATGCGTCAGACCCCGTCTGGGCTCCGAGACTTCAGACAGCATCGGCCTGTTGTCAAGGAAGCGGACGGTCTCTGGCACATCTGATCAGAGTGCGAGCATGTCCTCAGAGGAGCGGGCGCCATCGGAGGAGGCGGAGGTAGCCGGGAGTGAATCGACTTGCAGCACAGATTCAGAAACTGACAGCAGAAGCCGAGGTTCAGCCGGCACCCAAGCTGAGTCTAACCAGGAGGAGCCTGATGGGGCGGTTTTATCTCGGAGAGATCCCGTAAATGGCCTGCTCAGCGGGAAAACTGACATCCAGAGGCAAAag ATAACTGTGGGCAGTGACCTGTCCCGCTCTTATGGCAAAACGAGGGATTCTG CACCCGAGAAGAAAGCTGTTATATCAGAGCAGTTAAGTCGCACCACCTCTGTTCGTGATCGAATGCGCAAGTTTGCAGAACTTGAACAGAGTTCAAATGTCTCATCTTTAAAGAAAACTCCTTTGAGGAATGGTTCCTTCTCCAGCAGCACTGGCCATGCAAATGTCTCCAGAGCTACCGAGCTGTTTACACACTCAGCAGCATCCCTCAGCACATCTGAAGACAGGCCAGCACGGTCACGTGTGGGCTCTGCATCTGCATCCGTGAGTCAGGTCGTGCCTCAGCCAAGAGGCGTGGCTAACAAGTCTCTGTCTTCAGCTGACCAATCGCAGAGCTCCATGGGTGGGATGGGACATCCAGCTCAAAAAGATGCGCACGCCTCCGATAAGTCAAAGGAAGACGGGACCCCAGGGATAGCAGCTGGAGAAAAGGTCACCCAGGGAGAGGCAGACCCAGACATGAAGACCTTCCTCACCATTGAGATCAAGGATGGACGCACCACCACTTCCTCCTCATCAACCACCAGTAGAGGCAACATTATACCCATCACCCACATGACCCCACGCATCACTCCCAATGCCCTGGTGGGGCAAAGGCAAG aGTTGACCCTCGGCCTAAGAGCCACACCATTTAAGATCTCTTCCTCCAGCTTCTCCTCTGGACCCTCCATCAAG ATGGAGACGGGGCCCGTCGTTGCTTCTGAGCCAGTGTTTTCAGCTGTCTCGTCTGTCCAGCGTCACGTCCCACTCATTCCCAATGGCTCTGGCGCTCAGACCAAACCTGCTGAATTCTCCGGGAAACTAACAGCTGAAAAGCTGGCTGCGATCGAGGATGAAGAGCTCCTCGACAAAATG CTCGATGAGTCAAAAGACTttgaggagaggaagatgatCCGAGCAGCCATGAGAGACCTCCGTAAAAGAAAGAGAG AGGCCATGCTGGGATGTACTCAAGAAGAAATGGGTAGGACAG ACCAGAGAGAAAAGGAACGCGAAACCCGCCTGCAGGAGCTCCGGCAGCAGAGAGAAGACCGGGTGCAGAAAGGTCGTGCCGGGGTCGGAGCGGGAGAGGTGGTCACGAGCAAGGTGGAGAAGTCGGCAGATGGGTCAGCCGTTGGCCAAATCACCAAAACGAACCGCTTTGCTCAGTCTG atgATGGGAGCAAATCAACACGCAGTACTATTGTCGAGTCCAGTTATGTGCAGAAAACAGACA GAGGGACAGTCCAGTCAAAATCATTCAGCTTCACCTCTTCCACCTCCACTAACACGAGCAAAAAAATAGGAAG TGTGTTCGACCGCGAGGACGACGCGTCGTCGCGAAGCGGCAGCGGCGGGTTGGCCGCCATCGAGCGAAGGCAGGCGGAGAGGCGCAAGGAGCTGATGAGGGCTCAGACGCTGCCGAAGACATCGGCCATGCAGGCCCGCAAAGCCATGAtagagaagctggagaaggagGGAGGCGG CCCTGGAAATCAGGCGGTGGCCAAGGTAAACAAAGTCCAGCGCTCCACCAGCTTTGGCGTACCCAATGCAAACTCCATCAAGCAGATGCTCCTCGACTGGTGTCGTGCCAAGACCCGCTCGTATGAG CATGTGGATATTCAGAATTTTTCATCCAGCTGGAGTAACGGCATGGCGTTCTGTGCCCTGGTGCACAATTTCTTCCCCGAAGCCTTTGACTACAACTCCCTGAGCCCGAGCAACCGCAGGCAAAACTTTGAGGTGGCCTTTAGCGCTGCAGA GACCCACGCCAACTGCATGCCTTTGCTGGAGGTGGAAGACATGATGATCATGGGTAACAAACCAGACTCCAAATGCGTCTTCACCTACGTGCAGTCTCTGGTCAACCACCTGCGCAGGTATGAGATGTCCATGGGTCGgccctgtgacctctga
- the selenom gene encoding selenoprotein M, with protein MWLIVLASLLHCASAYDVDLKKLEGLARARVETCGGUQLNRLREVKAFVIQDIPLYHNLVMKHIPGADPELVLLNHYYEELDRVALSDMTRSEINELLGKLGFYKKAQAEAEVPEEFRFSPAKDSPFKNEPAYQPSASSIATESGSSEPSTEVKHTDL; from the exons ATGTGGCTGATCGTGTTGGCCAGTTTACTTCACTGCGCCTCGGCTTATGATGTGGATCTGAAGAAGCTGGAGGGGCTGGCAAGAGCGAGGGTGGAG ACGTGTGGTGGATGACAGCTGAACAGGCTCAGAGAG GTCAAAGCCTTTGTGATCCAGGATATTCCTCTTTA CCATAACCTGGTGATGAAGCACATTCCTGGCGCAGACCCTGAGCTTGTCCTCCTGAACCATTATTATGAAGAGCTGGAC CGCGTCGCCCTGTCTGACATGACCCGCTCTGAGATAAATGAGCTGCTGGGGAAACTGGGTTTCTACAAGAAGGCTCAGGCCGAAGCCGAGGTGCCGGAGGAGTTCCGCTTCTCTCCTGCCAAAGACAGCCCGTTCAAAAATGAGCCTGCCTACCAGCCTTCTGCTTCATCTATAGCCACCGAGAGTGGCTCCTCAGAGCCCAGCACAGAAGTCAAACACACTGACCTGTAA